A DNA window from Daucus carota subsp. sativus chromosome 3, DH1 v3.0, whole genome shotgun sequence contains the following coding sequences:
- the LOC108213039 gene encoding inositol oxygenase 1 yields MTILIEQPRLEEGKNQVESNELVGFNAPDINAFGQSFRAYDAESERQKSVEEFYRVNHINQTYDFVKKMREEYMKLDKMEMSIWECCELLNNVVDDSDPDLDEPQIEHLLQTAEAIRKDYPDEDWLHLTALIHDLGKVLLLPGFGELPQWAVVGDIFPLGCAFDESIVHYKHFKDNPDYNNPLYNTKNGVYSEGCGLENVMVSWGHDDYMYMVAKKNGTTLPPAGLFVIRFHSFYALHHGGAYRHLMNEEDVENLKWLEIFSKYDLYSKSKVRVDVEKVKPYYMSLIEKYFPAKLKW; encoded by the exons ATGACTATTCTCATTGAGCAGCCTCGGCTAG AGGAGGGGAAGAACCAGGTTGAGAGCAATGAATTGGTTGGCTTCAATGCGCCGGATATCAATGCGTTTGGTCAATCTTTTAG GGCATATGATGCTGAAAGTGAGAGACAGAAGTCTGTGGAGGAGTTCTACAGAGTGAACCATATTAACCAGACATATGACTTT GTGAAGAAGATGAGGGAGGAGTACATGAAACTGGACAAGATGGAAATGAGCATATGGGAATGCTGTGAGCTTCTGAACAATGTGGTGGATGATAGTGATCCTGATTTGGATGAGCCGCAGATCGAGCATCTTCTGCAGACTGCTGAGGCTATCAGGAAAGATTACCCGGATGAAGATTGGTTGCACTTGACTGCTCTTATCCATG ATCTTGGAAAGGTTCTTCTTCTTCCTGGATTCGGGGAACTTCCCCAATGGGCTGTTGTCG GTGACATATTTCCTCTTGGTTGTGCTTTTGATGAATCGATTGTTCACTACaag CATTTCAAGGACAACCCAGATTACAACAATCCTCTTTATAACACTAAGAATGGAGTTTACTCAGAAGGATGTGGACTCGAAAATGTGATGGTTTCTTGGGGGCATGATGACTACATGTACATG GTGGCCAAGAAGAACGGAACTACTCTGCCCCCAGCTGGATTATTTGTCATCCGGTTTCACTCTTTTTATG CTTTGCATCATGGAGGAGCGTACAGACATTTGATGAACGAGGAGGATGTTGAGAATCTAAAATGGCTGGAGATTTTCAG CAAATACGACCTGTATAGTAAGAGCAAAGTTCGTGTTGATGTTGAGAAAGTGAAGCCATACTACATGTCCCTGATTGAAAAG TATTTCCCTGCAAAGCTTAAATGGTGA
- the LOC108213007 gene encoding glutathione hydrolase 3 has product MRHQRLESPLLGSDQDSFTRRWWARALGLLVGLMIVAFVGLTFTGHLNYGVVINLSKNNHEKFPNAEVVESDQAVVAADDTRCSEIGVSILRQGGHAVDSAVATALCLGVVNSMASGIGGGGFMVVRSSETSQTLAFDMRETAPLASSQNMYANNPDTKSIGALSLGVPGELAGLYEAWLKYGRLPWKPLFHPAIKLAREGFIIAPYLANAIDSHADSITSDPGLRKVYAPNGKVLKAGDRCYNKELATSLETIAEQGPQAFYSGVVGEKFVEDVKNAGGILTMEDLRSYKVEVTEAMAVNAMGYTILGMPPPSSGTLGISLVLNILSNYASSNAAKGVLGLHRLIEALKHMFAVRMNLGDPDFVHISKTVSDMLSPSFAKSIQQRIFDNTTFPPEYYMHRWSQLRDHGTSHFCIVDAERNAVSMTTTINFSFGAKVLSPATGIVLNNEMDDFSTPTEISNDHLPPAPANFIEPNKRPLSSMTPIIVLKDNQLAGVIGGSGGLYIIPAVLQVFLNHFILGMEPLAAVQSPRVYHKLIPNVVLYEDWKCIDGEHIQLAYEKRKFLEERGHELEAKSGGAICQLVVQDFQNTIAMGRKNGKAAKDQVLHGILTAVSDPRKDGKPAAL; this is encoded by the exons ATGAGGCACCAGAGATTAGAATCTCCACTTCTGGGAAGTGACCAAGATTCATTCACAAGGAGATGGTGGGCCAGAGCTCTGGGCTTGCTTGTGGGCCTCATGATTGTTGCAT ttgttgGCCTCACATTTACTGGTCATTTAAACTATGGGGTGGTAATTAATTTAAGCAAGAACAATCATGAGAAATTTCCGAATGCTGAAGTTGTGGAATCAGACCAAGCAGTTGTTGCAGCAGATGATACTAGGTGCTCTGAAATTGGTGTATCGATTCTCAGACAAGGTGGACATGCTGTTGATTCTGCTGTAGCGACTGCTCTATGCCTCGGTGTGGTTAATTCGATGGCTAGTGGAATTGGTGGGGGAGGTTTCATGGTGGTTAGATCTTCAGAGACTTCTCAAACCCTAGCATTTGACATGAGGGAAACTGCTCCATTGGCTTCTTCACAG AATATGTATGCGAACAACCCGGATACTAAGTCGATTGGAGCACTGTCATTGGGCGTACCTGGGGAACTAGCCGGCCTTTATGAAGCTTGGTTAAAATATGGACGCTTGCCTTGGAAGCCATTATTTCATCCTGCAATAAAACTTGCTAGAGAAGGTTTTATTATAGCTCCATATCTTGCTAATGCAATTGACAGTCATGCTGATTCAATCACAAGTGATCCTGGTTTGCGAAAAGTTTATGCACCAAATGGCAAAGTGTTAAAAGCTGGGGATAGATGTTATAACAAGGAACTTGCCACCAGCTTAGAAACAATAGCAGAACAAGGGCCACAAGCTTTTTATAGCGGCGTGGTTGGAGAAAAGTTTGTTGAGGATGTGAAAAATGCAGGTGGAATTTTGACGATGGAAGATTTGAGGAGTTACAAAGTGGAAGTTACAGAGGCTATGGCCGTAAACGCCATGGGCTATACTATCTTAGGAATGCCTCCTCCATCAAGTGGAACACTTGGCATTTCTCTG GTGCTGAATATATTAAGTAACTATGCAAGTTCCAATGCTGCAAAGGGAGTTCTGGGCTTGCATCGTCTAATTGAAGCACTAAAACACATGTTTGCTGTTCGAATGAACTTGGGCGATCCTGACTTTGTGCACATCAGTAAAACCGTGTCTGACATGCTTTCCCCATCATTTGCCAAAAGCATtcaacaaagaatatttgacaaCACGACCTTCCCTCCGGAATATTATATGCACAG GTGGAGTCAGTTGAGAGATCATGGTACCAGCCACTTCTGTATTGTGGATGCAGAACGAAATGCTGTATCAATGACAACCACCATAAATTTCAGTTTTGGAGCTAAGGTGCTCTCACCTGCCACCGGTATTGTGCTCAACAATGAAATGGACGACTTCTCCACACCCACTGAGATATCCAACGATCATCTTCCTCCAGCTCCTGCTAATTTCATCGAGCCAAATAAGAGACCATTGTCTTCAATGACTCCGATTATAGTTCTTAAG GATAATCAGCTGGCTGGAGTGATTGGTGGCAGTGGAGGCTTATACATAATTCCAGCTGTACTCCAAGTTTTTCTTAATCACTTTATCTTAGGGATGGAACCATTGGCAGCTGTTCAGAGTCCGAGAGTCTACCACAAG TTGATACCAAATGTGGTTTTGTACGAAGACTGGAAGTGTATCGATGGTGAGCATATCCAGCTAGCATATGAGAAACGGAAGTTCTTGGAAGAGAGAGGTCATGAATTGGAGGCTAAATCAGGGGGAGCCATTTGCCAGCTTGTTGTTCAAGACTTTCAGAACACGATTGCCATGGGCCGAAAAAATGGGAAAGCAGCAAAAGATCAAGTACTGCACGGGATTCTTACTGCAGTTAGTGATCCCAGAAAAGATGGGAAGCCTGCAGCTCTCTGA
- the LOC108213009 gene encoding ATP-dependent 6-phosphofructokinase 6 produces the protein MEASMLSSAVPSMNMHGKGTENSTSSVSKLKNGSVSFSAAGNMEPKIVKGEDGYVLEDVPHFTDYIPNLPTFTNPLQANSAYSIARKVCVDCDDTIAQKIVVHKDSARGTHFRRAGATQQVYFESDEVHACIVTCGGLCPGLNTVIREIVCGLYNMYGVKKVVGIDGGYKGFYSRNTVPLTPKVVNNIHKRGGTVLGTSRGGHDTKKIVDSIQDRGINQVYIIGGDGTQKGASFIFEEIRRRGLKVAVAGIPKTIDNDIPVIDKSFGFDTAVEEAQRAINAAHVEAESMENGIGLVKLMGRHSGFIAMFATLASRDVDCCLIPESPFYLEGPGGLFHFIEKRLKENGHMVIVIAEGAGQELVAEESQATGQQDASGNHVLQDIGIWMSQKIKEYFSRTDETGEKLMAVTLKYIDPTYMIRAVPSNASDNVYCTLLAQCAVHGAMAGYTGFTVAPVNGRNAYIPFYRITEKRNKVVITDRMWARLLSSTNQPSFPVVKDSSKISKEEEEGDRRVDGSASGSK, from the exons ATGGAAGCATCGATGTTGAGTTCTGCGGTTCCTAGTATGAACATGCATGGAAAAGGAACAGAAAATAGTACAAGTTCCGTGTCCAAATTAAAAAATGGTTCGGTGAGCTTTTCGGCTGCCGGAAATATGGAACCTAAGATTGTCAAGGGTGAAGATGGTTATGTTCTCGAAGATGTTCCGCATTTTACCGATTACATTCCGAATTTACCT ACATTTACGAATCCATTGCAAGCCAATTCTGCATACTCTATTGCAAG gaAAGTGTGTGTCGATTGTGATGACACTATTGCGCAGAAG ATTGTTGTTCACAAGGATAGTGCAAGAGGAACTCATTTTCGAAGGGCTGGAGCTACTCAACAG GTATACTTTGAATCTGATGAGGTTCACGCGTGCATCGTGACATGTGGAGGCTTGTGCCCTGGTCTCAACACCGTGATCAGGGAGATCGTCTGTGGTTTGTACAATATGTATGGCGTCAAGAAAGTGGTCGGAATAGAT GGAGGATACAAAGGCTTCTATTCTCGAAACACAGTCCCTTTGACACCAAAGGTTGTTAACAATATCCATAAACGCGGTGGAACTGTACTTGGGACATCGCGAGGTGGCCATGATACTAAGAAGATAGTCGACTCCATTCAGGACAGAGGTATCAATCAG GTTTATATAATTGGAGGAGATGGTACACAGAAAGGGGCCTCTTTTATTTTTGAG GAAATTAGAAGGCGTGGTCTTAAAGTAGCCGTTGCTGGAATCCCCAAGACAATTGATAATGACATCCCG GTAATAGATAAGTCATTCGGGTTTGATACTGCTGTTGAGGAAGCTCAACGTGCTATTAATGCAGCTCATGTTGAAGCTGAAAGTATGGAAAATGGAATCGGTCTGGTGAAGTTAATGGGCCGTCATAGTG GGTTTATTGCGATGTTTGCTACTCTTGCCAGCCGTGATGTTGACTGTTGCTTGATTCCAGAGTCACCCTTTTATCTTGAAGGACCGGGTGGTCTTTTTCACTTTATAGAGAAACGTCTCAAAGAAAATGGCCATATGGTTATTGTCATAGCTGAAGGTGCAGGACAGGAGCTCGTCGCTGAAGAGTCTCAAGCTACTGGCCAGCAAGATGCTTCAGGAAACCATGTTCTGCAGGATATTGGAATTTGGATGTCTCAGAAGATCAAG GAATACTTCTCAAGAACTGACGAGACTGGAGAAAAGCTTATGGCGGTTACCCTCAAATATATAG ATCCTACTTACATGATTCGAGCTGTTCCTAGCAATGCATCTGACAATGTGTATTGCACACTTCTTGCTCAATGTGCTGTTCATGGAGCTATGGCCGGTTACACAGGCTTTACTGTTGCCCCTGTTAATGGCAGAAACGCATATATACCCTTTTAT AGAATTACTGAAAAACGGAACAAGGTTGTGATTACAGATAGGATGTGGGCTAGGCTTCTGTCATCGACAAATCAGCCAAGTTTTCCGGTTGTCAAAGACTCCTCCAAAATTAGCAAAGAGGAAGAAGAGGGTGACAGGCGGGTAGATGGCTCTGCATCAGGAAGCAAGTAA
- the LOC108213013 gene encoding NAC domain-containing protein 75 isoform X1: protein MAEKYLEKGMKKSNINQMGSSMGSSHDLIDAKLEEHQLCGSKHCPSCGHKLEGKPDWVGLPAGVKFDPTDQELMEHLDAKVEAKELKSHPLIDEFIPTIEGDDGICYTHPEKLPGVTRDGLSRHFFHRPSKAYTTGTRKRRKIQTECDLQGGETRWHKTGKTRPVMVNGKQKGCKKILVLYTNFGKNRKPEKTNWVMHQYHLGQHEEEREGELVVSKIFYQTQPRQCNWSDRINSTGTLAAGEGNSSEPTSRRDSGSGSCSSSKEMVISSHRIDDHHLSVVGGVPLASYNPMDIQQLKDHYSFVPFRKSFDDQLGSTGLEASTAMETPVSMGLSQDHDLQMSHHHQQMHHHHQSHTHDHPHHQQLATSTAAFHISRPCHSISTIISPPSLHQASIDILDEGSFHVSRMMLQNENFQQQQQQQQQQQHQQQQQQHHKLEGRSASGLEELIMGCTSTDIKEESAMSNPQEAEWLKYSNFWPDPHDPDNPNHHG from the exons ATGGCGGAGAAATATTTAGAGAAAGGCATGAAAAAGAGTAATATTAATCAGATGGGGTCGTCTATGGGAAGCTCTCATGATCTTATTGATGCAAAACTTGAGGAACATCAGCTCTGTGGATCGAAACACTGCCCTAGCTGTGGACACAAGCTTGAAGGAAAGCCG GACTGGGTGGGATTACCAGCAGGAGTGAAGTTTGATCCCACAGACCAAGAACTCATGGAGCACCTCGACGCAAAAGTTGAGGCTAAGGAATTAAAGTCTCACCCTCTTATCGACGAATTCATCCCAACTATTGAAGGAGATGATGGAATTTGTTACACCCATCCGGAAAAACTCCCAG GAGTGACCAGAGATGGACTAAGTAGGCATTTCTTCCACAGACCATCCAAAGCTTACACAACCGGGACAAGAAAGCGAAGGAAAATTCAAACTGAATGTGATCTCCAAGGCGGCGAAACAAGGTGGCATAAAACTGGCAAGACGAGGCCTGTCATGGTGAACGGCAAGCAAAAGGGGTGCAAGAAGATTCTAGTCCTCTACACAAATTTTGGTAAGAATAGAAAACCCGAAAAGACTAATTGGGTGATGCATCAGTATCACCTGGGGCAACATGAAGAAGAGAGGGAAGGCGAGCTTGTCGTTTCCAAGATATTTTATCAGACTCAACCAAGACAATGCAATTGGAGTGATAGGATTAACAGTACCGGAACTCTTGCTGCTGGAGAAGGAAATAGTAGTGAGCCGACTAGTAGGCGTGACAGTGGAAGTGGAAGCTGTTCTTCGTCGAAAGAGATGGTTATCAGTAGCCATAGAATCGATGATCATCACTTGTCGGTGGTTGGTGGTGTTCCATTAGCAAGTTATAATCCCATGGATATCCAACAACTCAAAGATCATTACAGCTTTGTTCCATTTAGGAAAAGCTTCGATGACCAG TTGGGGAGCACAGGATTAGAAGCTTCAACTGCAATGGAGACTCCGGTGAGCATGGGCTTGTCGCAAGACCATGACCTACAAATGTCGCATCATCATCagcaaatgcatcatcatcatcaatctcATACACATGATCATCCGCATCATCAGCAGCTTGCCACATCAACGGCGGCTTTCCACATCAGCAGGCCATGTCACTCCATCTCCACCATCATCTCTCCTCCTTCCCTCCATCAAGCTTCCATTGATATTTTAGACGAAGGCTCTTTCCATGTTTCCAGAATGATGCTTCAAAATGAAAACTTTCAG cagcaacaacaacaacaacaacagcaacagcatcagcagcagcagcaacaacatCATAAACTAGAAGGAAGGTCTGCATCTGGATTAGAGGAACTCATTATGGGTTGCACTTCAACAGATATCAAAgag GAGTCGGCCATGTCAAACCCACAAGAGGCGGAATGGTTAAAGTACTCAAACTTCTGGCCTGACCCGCATGACCCTGACAACCCGAATCATCATGGATAA
- the LOC108213013 gene encoding NAC domain-containing protein 75 isoform X2: protein MAEKYLEKGMKKSNINQMGSSMGSSHDLIDAKLEEHQLCGSKHCPSCGHKLEGKPDWVGLPAGVKFDPTDQELMEHLDAKVEAKELKSHPLIDEFIPTIEGDDGICYTHPEKLPGVTRDGLSRHFFHRPSKAYTTGTRKRRKIQTECDLQGGETRWHKTGKTRPVMVNGKQKGCKKILVLYTNFGKNRKPEKTNWVMHQYHLGQHEEEREGELVVSKIFYQTQPRQCNWSDRINSTGTLAAGEGNSSEPTSRRDSGSGSCSSSKEMVISSHRIDDHHLSVVGGVPLASYNPMDIQQLKDHYSFVPFRKSFDDQLGSTGLEASTAMETPVSMGLSQDHDLQMSHHHQQMHHHHQSHTHDHPHHQQLATSTAAFHISRPCHSISTIISPPSLHQASIDILDEGSFHVSRMMLQNENFQQQQQQQQQQHQQQQQQHHKLEGRSASGLEELIMGCTSTDIKEESAMSNPQEAEWLKYSNFWPDPHDPDNPNHHG, encoded by the exons ATGGCGGAGAAATATTTAGAGAAAGGCATGAAAAAGAGTAATATTAATCAGATGGGGTCGTCTATGGGAAGCTCTCATGATCTTATTGATGCAAAACTTGAGGAACATCAGCTCTGTGGATCGAAACACTGCCCTAGCTGTGGACACAAGCTTGAAGGAAAGCCG GACTGGGTGGGATTACCAGCAGGAGTGAAGTTTGATCCCACAGACCAAGAACTCATGGAGCACCTCGACGCAAAAGTTGAGGCTAAGGAATTAAAGTCTCACCCTCTTATCGACGAATTCATCCCAACTATTGAAGGAGATGATGGAATTTGTTACACCCATCCGGAAAAACTCCCAG GAGTGACCAGAGATGGACTAAGTAGGCATTTCTTCCACAGACCATCCAAAGCTTACACAACCGGGACAAGAAAGCGAAGGAAAATTCAAACTGAATGTGATCTCCAAGGCGGCGAAACAAGGTGGCATAAAACTGGCAAGACGAGGCCTGTCATGGTGAACGGCAAGCAAAAGGGGTGCAAGAAGATTCTAGTCCTCTACACAAATTTTGGTAAGAATAGAAAACCCGAAAAGACTAATTGGGTGATGCATCAGTATCACCTGGGGCAACATGAAGAAGAGAGGGAAGGCGAGCTTGTCGTTTCCAAGATATTTTATCAGACTCAACCAAGACAATGCAATTGGAGTGATAGGATTAACAGTACCGGAACTCTTGCTGCTGGAGAAGGAAATAGTAGTGAGCCGACTAGTAGGCGTGACAGTGGAAGTGGAAGCTGTTCTTCGTCGAAAGAGATGGTTATCAGTAGCCATAGAATCGATGATCATCACTTGTCGGTGGTTGGTGGTGTTCCATTAGCAAGTTATAATCCCATGGATATCCAACAACTCAAAGATCATTACAGCTTTGTTCCATTTAGGAAAAGCTTCGATGACCAG TTGGGGAGCACAGGATTAGAAGCTTCAACTGCAATGGAGACTCCGGTGAGCATGGGCTTGTCGCAAGACCATGACCTACAAATGTCGCATCATCATCagcaaatgcatcatcatcatcaatctcATACACATGATCATCCGCATCATCAGCAGCTTGCCACATCAACGGCGGCTTTCCACATCAGCAGGCCATGTCACTCCATCTCCACCATCATCTCTCCTCCTTCCCTCCATCAAGCTTCCATTGATATTTTAGACGAAGGCTCTTTCCATGTTTCCAGAATGATGCTTCAAAATGAAAACTTTCAG caacaacaacaacaacaacagcaacagcatcagcagcagcagcaacaacatCATAAACTAGAAGGAAGGTCTGCATCTGGATTAGAGGAACTCATTATGGGTTGCACTTCAACAGATATCAAAgag GAGTCGGCCATGTCAAACCCACAAGAGGCGGAATGGTTAAAGTACTCAAACTTCTGGCCTGACCCGCATGACCCTGACAACCCGAATCATCATGGATAA